A region of the Streptomyces durocortorensis genome:
CCCGCTCGGCGTCCTCTGCCTGCTGCTCGCCAGGCGCCTCCTCCCGGACACGCCCTCGGCGCGGCGGGTGCGGCCGCGCGACCTGGACCCGGTCGGCGTGGTGCTTCTCGGGGCCGGGGTGCTGGCCCTGCTGCTCCCGTTCGTCCAGGCCCAGCAGTGGTCCGGCAACGGCAAGTGGCTCCTGCTCGTCCTGGCCGCTGTCCTGCTCGCCGCGTTCGTCGCCTGGGAGTCGCGGTGCGGGGGCCGCCGGACCACGCCGGTGCTGGACCTGTCGCTGTTCCGGCTGCGCTCCTACTGGCTGGGGTGCCTGCTGATCCTGCTCTACTTCGCCGGGTTCACCTCGATCTTCTTCGTCACGACCCTCTACCTCCAGTCCGGTCTGGGCTACTCCGCTCTCCTGGCCGGTCTCGCCATCACCCCCTTCGCCCTGGGCTCCGGCGTCGCCGCGGCCGTCGGCGGCCGGCTCGTCGGGCGCTTCGGCCGCCCCCTCGTGGTGGCGGGCCTCGCCATGGTCGCGCTCGGCCTCGCGGGCACCGCCCTCGCCGTCCACCGGGTCCCCGGCAGCGGAGCGGGCTGGGCCATGGCCGCCCCGCTGCTGCTCGCCGGACTCGGCAGCGGACTGGTCATCGCCCCGAACCAGACCCTGACCCTGGCCGAGGTGCCGGTCCACCACGCCGGAAGCGCCGGGGGCACCCTCCAGACCGGCCAGCGGGTCGGCTCCGCGATCGGGATCGCCGCCGTCGGCGCGGTGTTCTTCGCCCAGGTCGGCCCGGACGGCTGGGCCGACGCGTACGACCACGGGCTCATCGTCTCGGTCGCCTTCGTGCTCGCCGCACTGATCGTGGCCCTGGCCGAGGTGGGGGCGGACCGGCGGGACAGACGAAGCACAGCACGCACACCCACCGACGCATCGAGGAGCGCGGCATGAGCGACACGGCAGCGGACAGTGCGGGAACAGGCCGCGCAGACAGCGACGGCAACGCCTCCTACGGCCACAAGCCGTTCAAGCGGTCCCGGAGCCACTTCGCGGACCGGATCACCGCCGACGGCCGCGACGGCTGGCCCGTCCAGGCAGGCCGCTACCGGCTCGTCGTCAGCCGGGCCTGCCCCTGGGCGAGCCGCGCCCTGGTCTCCCGGCGGCTCCTCGGCCTGGAGGACGCCCTCTCCCTCGCCGTCGCCGACCCCATTCAGGACGACCGCAGCTGGCGCTTCACCCTGGACCCGGGCGGCAAGGACCCGGTCCTCGGCATCCGCCATCTCAGCGAGGCGTACGACGCCCGGGAGCGCGACCACCCCGGCGGCGTCAGCGTGCCCGCCATCGTCGACGTACCGAGCGGGAAGCTGGTCACCAACGACTACCAGCAGCTCACCCTCGACCTCGCCACCGAGTGGACCGCCCTGCACCGCCCCGGCGCCCCCGACCTCTACCCCGAGCCGCTGCGCGCGGAGATCGACGAGGTCATGGAAGGCATCTACCGGGACATCAACAACGGCGTCTACAAGGCCGGGTTCGCCAGCGGCCAGCAGGAGTACGAAGAGGTGTACGAGGCCCTCTTCGCCCGCCTCGACCAGGTTTCCGCCCGGCTCGCGGACCGCCGCTACCTCGTCGGCGACACCATCACCGAGGCCGACATCCGGCTCTTCACCACCCTGGTCCGCTTCGACGCCGTCTACCACGGGCACTTCAAGTGCAACCGGAACAAGCTGGCCGAGGAACCCGTCCTGTGGGCG
Encoded here:
- a CDS encoding glutathione S-transferase family protein, encoding MSDTAADSAGTGRADSDGNASYGHKPFKRSRSHFADRITADGRDGWPVQAGRYRLVVSRACPWASRALVSRRLLGLEDALSLAVADPIQDDRSWRFTLDPGGKDPVLGIRHLSEAYDARERDHPGGVSVPAIVDVPSGKLVTNDYQQLTLDLATEWTALHRPGAPDLYPEPLRAEIDEVMEGIYRDINNGVYKAGFASGQQEYEEVYEALFARLDQVSARLADRRYLVGDTITEADIRLFTTLVRFDAVYHGHFKCNRNKLAEEPVLWAYVRDLYQTPGFGDTVDFDHIKRHYYEVHTGINPTGIVPLGPDLSGWTTPHHREELGGRPFGDGTPPAAAS
- a CDS encoding MFS transporter; the protein is MARSAAHPGPTGRGADSGGHDADGPDPRRWQALAVCLVAGFMTLLDVSIVNVALPSIRESLNTSESALQWVLSGYALAFGLFLIPAGRLGDARGRRAVFMAGLALFTLASVACGAAQSSLWLVIARLVQGIAGGLISPQISALIQQMFSGRERGRAFGMFGTVVGISTAVGPLLGGLLIQLAGPEHGWRWVFYVNLPLGVLCLLLARRLLPDTPSARRVRPRDLDPVGVVLLGAGVLALLLPFVQAQQWSGNGKWLLLVLAAVLLAAFVAWESRCGGRRTTPVLDLSLFRLRSYWLGCLLILLYFAGFTSIFFVTTLYLQSGLGYSALLAGLAITPFALGSGVAAAVGGRLVGRFGRPLVVAGLAMVALGLAGTALAVHRVPGSGAGWAMAAPLLLAGLGSGLVIAPNQTLTLAEVPVHHAGSAGGTLQTGQRVGSAIGIAAVGAVFFAQVGPDGWADAYDHGLIVSVAFVLAALIVALAEVGADRRDRRSTARTPTDASRSAA